The Catenulispora sp. EB89 genome includes a region encoding these proteins:
- a CDS encoding Gfo/Idh/MocA family oxidoreductase → MSGTNGTKLRAGLIGLGMMGRHHARVLGSLDGVELVAIADPGGDAHGVANGRQVLGNVEELIAAGIDFAVVAVPTVFHTEIGLALAEAGVHTLIEKPLAPDVNSATQLAETFERAGLVGAVGHIERFNPSLQNLRKRLEHGELGEVFQVVTRRQGPFPNRIADVGVVKDLATHDIDSTAWVTRQPYTSISAHTAYRSGREHEDLIAMTGRLADGTVVNHLVNWLSPMKERVTIVTGEKGCFVADTLAADLTFYANASAPTIPTWEAMQAFRGVSEGDMVRFAIPKPEPLRTELEAFRDAVLDVDGGRERVVSMRQGLQVVRVAEAALDSAAKGATVEL, encoded by the coding sequence GTGAGCGGCACGAATGGCACGAAGCTGCGCGCGGGCCTGATCGGCCTGGGCATGATGGGCCGGCACCACGCCCGGGTGCTGGGCTCGCTGGACGGCGTGGAACTGGTCGCGATCGCCGACCCCGGCGGCGACGCGCACGGCGTGGCCAACGGCCGCCAGGTGCTGGGGAACGTCGAGGAGCTGATCGCCGCGGGCATCGACTTCGCGGTGGTCGCGGTGCCCACGGTGTTCCACACCGAGATCGGCCTGGCGCTGGCCGAGGCCGGCGTGCACACCCTGATCGAGAAGCCTTTAGCGCCGGACGTGAACTCCGCGACCCAGCTCGCCGAGACCTTCGAGCGGGCCGGCCTGGTCGGCGCGGTCGGCCACATCGAGCGCTTCAACCCCTCGCTGCAGAACCTGCGCAAGCGGCTGGAGCACGGCGAGCTCGGCGAGGTCTTCCAGGTCGTGACCCGGCGCCAGGGCCCGTTCCCGAACCGGATCGCCGACGTCGGCGTGGTGAAGGACCTGGCCACCCACGACATCGACTCCACGGCCTGGGTGACCCGGCAGCCCTACACCTCGATCTCGGCCCACACCGCGTACCGCTCGGGCCGCGAGCACGAGGACCTGATCGCGATGACCGGCCGGCTGGCCGACGGCACCGTGGTCAACCACCTGGTGAACTGGCTCTCGCCGATGAAGGAGCGGGTCACCATCGTCACCGGCGAGAAGGGCTGCTTCGTCGCCGACACGCTGGCCGCCGATCTGACGTTCTACGCGAACGCCTCGGCCCCGACGATCCCCACCTGGGAGGCGATGCAAGCCTTCCGAGGAGTATCGGAGGGCGACATGGTGCGCTTCGCCATCCCGAAGCCCGAGCCCCTGCGCACCGAGCTGGAGGCGTTCCGGGACGCGGTCCTGGACGTCGACGGCGGCCGCGAGCGCGTGGTCAGCATGCGCCAGGGCCTGCAGGTGGTGCGGGTCGCCGAGGCCGCGCTGGACTCGGCCGCCAAGGGCGCGACCGTCGAGCTGTGA